The DNA window TCTTGGTATAGTTGCCCTGATTGAGTAAGAAATGCTGTCGTATCGAAATAGGGAGTAGAAAATAGAGTGGTAGTACCTTCACAGGCGTTGGGAGTAAGTATCGGTGAATCAATTAAGGTAAAACCATTGTCATCGAAATAATCTCGAATAGCTTTAATAATTGTGTGACGAATACGCATAATTGCATGCTGTCTAGGTGAACGTAGCCACAAATGGCGGTGGTCCATTAAAAATGCATCGCCATGTTCTTTTTTGGTGATAGGATAATTGATTGCTTGATGAATAAGTTTGATATTTTGCACCTGTATTTCAAAACCGATTGGGCTTCGTATTTCTGCACGGACGGTGCCCTCGATTGACAATGATGATTCTTGAGTCAATTCATTTGCAATATTGAAAATATCATCATCAACATCTTGTTTTGAAACCACAGCTTGAATAATGCCACTACCGTCACGTATTTGCAGAAATTGTAAAGTTTTTGAAGAACGCTTATTGTAAAGCCAACCTTGTAAAGTAACAATTTGGCCTTCGTATCGAGAAATATCTACTATTGGAGTAATAATCATCCTGGTTTTACTCGACCATAAAAGAGAATGCTGTAGCTCTACCAGCTATAGCACACGAACCGAGGCTTAAATTGTCAGATGTATTACCATCAATATCGACCATGGTCACTAAAAGAATATAGGTACCAGTAGTAAGTTTAGATCCAGGAATTACGATATATGTTGGAGGCGTTTTTGAAAAAAAGTCGAGCATTTCTGAAGTACTTTGGGGAACATTTTGAAATATTGGTTTTGAGCTGTTTGCCTGCCAATTGCTTGGCTCATCATAGTCAAAAGGATTCTCGGTATCGCCTAAAAAGGTAAATTTTAATAAAGATATGAGGACTTGTTTTTTAGTGGCACCAGAAGCACTACTCCAATCAATTGTAAGATCAGTATTGTTGGGGTGAATGTTCACTTGCAATAAAGGGTCTTGTGACATTGTTGGTGAGAATACTACATTTTCTTTAGGTATTCCTTGAGGAGCGATAACTGCAAGATTATAGGTTTCATCATTAGCATTAATCGATGTTTTATATTCGACCCCTAATTCATAAGTTAAATTAGCACCATTTACACTCGAAGCTTCATAGCTGCCTTTTTCATTGTTTGCAGCTAAGGGAACGCGATTGTTATTATAATTGATAGAAACTACAGCATTTGCAATGGGGGATGGGGGATTAGTTGAGGTAATGCTATCGCGCTCGCCAACACCAACGATAACATTTGTGGCAGAGGGGAGGGCATCAGCACCAATAGCAGCAAGCAAAGGGTCATCGTCATTTGCTAAATCAGGAGTACCAGTAACCATACTAATTGCAAAAGTGGTGGAGAGTAACTGTTCGCAACCGCTAACAGTAAGCGACAAAGCAAATATTGCTGATAATACAAATATAAAACGATGATTCATAAGTGGCCTCCTGCCCAAGTGAATGCGGCATTTTTTTTATAAATGCTACGATATAAGATGCAGTTATGTATTCTGCACATTAATCTACAAACCTATTATACGGATCATGTCATAGAGGTGTTTCGTGTGCGACATTATTTTTTTAAGGTGAATGCAATTATTTGAAGAAACTCATCAGAATTAAGTGATTATGACTTTTACTAGCAGTTGTTCTAATAATAATAGATATGCCGTAGAAGATAATAAATTCATGACAAGTTTAGGATAATCAGGAAAAATTTGAGATAATTCATCTATATTCCCTGCATTTTCTTTAAATAAAGTTTTTATAAAGCTATCAATATGGTGTTGTTCAATCGTTAATACTCCATCACGAGCTAAAATATAAAGTGATAAAATTCGGGCAATACTTTTCGTTGCATAATGACGAAGATTAGCACTATTTTGCCAAGTGTTACATATTGATTGCTGTTCAGCAGCGGTTATACCTTCACTGTCAAGAAGAGGTTTTTCGATTAGTGTCCAAGCTTGTTTAATTTCATCATTAATTAACGCAGGTGGTACTCTTAATTGGTAATGCTTAGCAAGTTGATCGAGAATTTTTTGTGCGGCAATCATACGTTGTTCTTGCCTACGCTCAGCTATTATAATTTGCGATAATTTACTAAATAGCTGTTCTAAACTATTGCCAACTTTAATGCGTTTAAGGAATTCTGGTGAGTCTTGTTCTAAATAAGTTAATTCGCATGCATTGGTAATATGTAACAATAAATCAACTTTTTTTGCCCGGTATGATGCTAAGGGAAATTCTTTTGGTAGAATATCTTTAGCAAAAAAACGATCACCGATTTTGTGACCAATAATCGCTGAAGTAAAACGTTGTTGCTCTTGCTCTGGTGCTATTATTATTTTCAATCCATGCTTTTATCGTAGTTATTGGGCAGACAGAAATAAAAGCTGATTCCTAATGGAATTGAACGTAATGCTGTTTCACGGACAATGGCGCTACTTGGTGCTATGGGTTTATTTGGAAGAGCCCAATTTGGCGTTTGTAAAAGAAGGGACTTACCCTTTTCTGCAATAGTAAATGTTGATTCACTAAAAGGCAGCGTTGTTTCTGATGTTAATTTTGTTGGCGGAGTAACTTTAAAACCTAACTCAGATGTTTGTTCTGAAGACAATTCAAACATACAATATTCGGTTTTATTTTCGTTATATTTATTAATTTCTTGAAAAATAATTGCCGTGATAATCAGCCATTGATTTGCATCAGCGCATTTTTTATCATCTTGACCAAGTACTGTATTTATGGCGGCTTCAGTCAGCTTATAAGCCTCAGCGTAGCTAACCTCAAAATACTGTGCAATTTCTTGTGAAATATTATTTAGAGTTTGAGAATCAAAAATAATACTTTGCCCGCAGGCAAAATCAGCAAAAGTTAGGTAATTAGTATTATCTAACTTTAAATTTTCGCTAGTGCTCTTCGTTACACGAAGATTCATGTTTTAAAACCTTAATTTCGGTTATTAGCTTTTACGTCAAGGAAAACCACTAATAATAGTTTATACCAAATTGGATTGACAATTGGTTAAAAAAAACGTTTATCGTTATTAGGTATAGTAAAACACTAACGAAATCAATCTTATGAAGAATTGTGGTTTATCATGAGGCGCATGCTGGAGTCTAGTGGCTCTATAGAAAACAGTAATAAACATAATAATATGATATAATTGAATAAAGTTTTTAAGTTATTATTATTGTTTTTTAATAATAAAACCTCATATTGTACTTTATTTGTTAATTATATAAACAATTGTAATGAAGTTTAATTTCATAAGAAATTTGATGCTCGTAATCAGGAGCGTTATATAATAATATTAAACAGCTATCTCTTTTTAGCCGTAACGTTAATAGAGGTATAAAAATTAAAGAAACCAAGTGATTATCTTAAAAGGTAGTCATTTGATTAGGGCGTGTTAATGCAGCGTTTTTTAAGACTTTTATTAACATATCTAGTTATTATTGGTAGTTTTTGTGCATTTTCAAATGTTGTATTGGGAGCCACTTTACCAACCAAGCTACAAGCTGCATTATTTAAAAAGATTTTTCTATATGACAAAGTTTTACATGGCAAAGAAGGCGATAGTTTAAAAGTACTTGTTGCCACTACAAGTGATTTTAACCAGGATCCTGATGAATTGGTCACAGCATTTAAAGCAGTAGGTATTTCAGCGCAAAAGATGGGCGTTAATGAAATTGCTAATAATATCGCTAGTGCTGCTGCTGTGTATATCCATGGTCACATTGCGCCAGACTCTATAAAAGCTCTTTGTGCTAATCGCAGTGTTCTTAGTATTTCTGGTTATTCTGAATTAGCTGAATCTGGTTCAGTTTCTATTGCTTTAGGCATAGCTAAAGGAAGACCAGAAATAATTGTTAATATGAAACGACTAAAAATTGATGGTCACGAAATATCGTCTGATCTTTTAGCTCTGGCACGTGTAATTAAATAAATTACCTAGGGTCCCCCTTATTTTAATACAACTATGGCACTTTGCGTGATGGTTTAATTGAATTTACAAATCCGTGTATTATCCATGCTTCTTTAGTTGGATACCATGCAACTTCAGCCTGATCGCCATTATCAGTTGTATCCTTAAACCATCGTAGTGGTGTTCCCATTGCAGCAGTTAGTTCATCTATCTTCATTCCTACCGCAATATCTTTATTGAGTATTGCTGCTCGAATAGTAGGCCTTAAAGATTTTAGCCAGCTATTAACATTTTCTGGCTCTGCGAGTTGTTTGGCTATTGCTGATTCAACAAGTGTTTCTTTTGCTAGATTCATTGGCAAAAGCAAAATGAAATATTTGCGGTTAGTTGGAGTAATAGTATTTTGGGTTGGTATTAAATAAATCCAAGGATTGTATCGTGGAGTAGTAAGCATACGTTTAGCCATGGCTGTAGAATCAGGAAATTCAATTTTTTTTACTATAAAAGAGCTACCAGCAGGAATAATACCACGTTGACCTTGAGGATGTATTGGCTCGCCTTGTAAATTAATTATGTGTGAGGTTTCGTCAAATGGATAGGGTGATAGTAACCACATCTCATTTTCATCATAGAGATCACCATAATAGCAAGATTGACGCAAAGAAACGATATGGTTTTGATGTCGTGAATTAATTCTTTCACGACTTGAAAGTGTAAGTAGTGTTTGTGATGCACATGAAGTCGTAATCACCACAAGATAAATGTAAGTTAGTAATTGTAATATACGCATGGGTTTGATCTCACTAAAGCTTTGCAACACTTTTTAAATGTATTATTGCAAATATTAATAATTCAAGCGTTTGTTTGACCAGTTATTTAGGTCGATGATATTTACCTGATAATTTATTTGTACCCTTGCAGAGGGTTGA is part of the Deltaproteobacteria bacterium genome and encodes:
- a CDS encoding DUF4154 domain-containing protein — translated: MQRFLRLLLTYLVIIGSFCAFSNVVLGATLPTKLQAALFKKIFLYDKVLHGKEGDSLKVLVATTSDFNQDPDELVTAFKAVGISAQKMGVNEIANNIASAAAVYIHGHIAPDSIKALCANRSVLSISGYSELAESGSVSIALGIAKGRPEIIVNMKRLKIDGHEISSDLLALARVIK